One Leishmania major strain Friedlin complete genome, chromosome 5 DNA segment encodes these proteins:
- a CDS encoding putative NUDIX hydrolase dihydroneopterin triphosphate pyrophosphohydrolase/hydrolase, protein MYRPNVCVFLFNEKVEFLGCQRMKTDHFQCVQGGIEAYDVDIRLAALREVEEEIRLKPQDVSFVQEIPPPHGDPMNFAYTLASNANLRRFGYVGQKQRILLFFTPSENISKVVLIPPPESHASQEFRKVEWMPIEQLISKSPPEKAHIFKTVGEVAPGIARAFLKKRGLLAEPQGAAKY, encoded by the coding sequence ATGTATCGCCCCAACGTCTGTGTCTTTCTCTTCAATGAGAAGGTGGAGTTCCTTGGGTGTCAGCGCATGAAGACGGATCATTTCCAGTGTGTGCAGGGTGGCATCGAGGCCTATGACGTGGACATCCGGCTGGCGGCCCTGAGAGAGGTGGAAGAAGAGATCCGACTGAAGCCGCAGGATGTCAGTTTTGTCCAGGAGATTCCGCCACCGCACGGGGATCCGATGAACTTCGCCTACACCCTCGCCTCCAACGCCAACCTGCGCCGCTTTGGCTACGTCGGTCAGAAACAACGCATcctgctcttcttcacccCGTCTGAAAACATATCGAAAGTGGTGCTCATCCCTCCTCCGGAGTCGCACGCCTCGCAGGAGTTCCGGAAGGTGGAGTGGATGCCGATCGAGCAACTCATCTCCAAGTCGCCGCCAGAGAAGGCGCACATTTTCAAGACTGTCGGGGAGGTGGCACCGGGAATCGCTCGCGCCTTCTTGAAGAAGAGGGGCCTTCTCGCTGAGCCTCAGGGGGCGGCCAAGTATTAG